A portion of the Leptospira kanakyensis genome contains these proteins:
- a CDS encoding steroid delta-isomerase yields MNQETNINLIDTQLKAYNNKDIDSFLKCWDKNAKIYLHPRTLIADGIDQIKERHIIRFQEPDLFAKLISRQVFGGKIVDHELVTRNFPEGKANIDVLAIYEIEKQLIVNAWFLIGEPKF; encoded by the coding sequence ATGAATCAAGAAACAAATATAAACTTAATCGATACCCAATTAAAGGCTTATAACAATAAAGATATTGATTCATTTCTCAAATGTTGGGACAAAAATGCAAAAATATATCTCCATCCGAGGACTTTAATTGCAGATGGGATTGACCAAATTAAGGAAAGACATATAATTCGTTTCCAGGAGCCAGATCTTTTTGCAAAATTGATTTCTAGACAAGTGTTTGGTGGTAAAATTGTTGATCATGAATTAGTTACTAGAAACTTTCCAGAAGGAAAAGCAAATATAGATGTATTAGCAATTTACGAAATAGAAAAACAACTAATTGTTAATGCTTGGTTTTTAATTGGTGAACCGAAATTTTAG
- a CDS encoding DegT/DnrJ/EryC1/StrS family aminotransferase yields the protein MLTSRKTFLPFALPSISEDAIEEVAQVLRSGWVTSGPKVKQFEMEFGDFVGSKETIAVNSATAGLHLALEAIGLTADDAAITSSITFTATTEVICYFGAEPILTDVDPIHNLMTPETLHETITSKCKWNGKELISKKTGKRIKAIMPVHLAGYTCDMVGLMAIAKEYNLYVIEDAAHAFPAVHKDKMIGTWGDFTVFSFYATKGITTGEGGMVTTSHKDAAERMRIMRLHGINRDAFNRPGWYYEVVDAGYKYNMTDIAAALGVVQLKESHSFWERRTEIAKHYNQEFSSLKGIKLPKEDTNGIHSWHLYRIEVDPKIAKVGRDTLVEELKERNIGTSLHFIPIFEHPYYKKTFQYNRKEYPNACQMYDRSVSLPLFAGMTKSDEKDVIDAVKDILG from the coding sequence ATGCTCACATCTCGCAAAACATTCCTACCGTTTGCTCTTCCTTCGATCTCGGAGGATGCAATTGAGGAAGTCGCCCAAGTGCTTAGGTCTGGCTGGGTCACCTCAGGTCCGAAAGTAAAACAATTCGAGATGGAGTTCGGTGACTTTGTGGGTAGCAAAGAAACCATCGCCGTCAATTCGGCAACAGCTGGGCTTCATTTAGCTTTGGAAGCCATCGGACTCACCGCCGATGATGCCGCCATCACTAGTTCCATAACCTTTACTGCGACGACAGAAGTGATTTGTTATTTTGGGGCCGAACCCATTCTCACCGATGTGGATCCCATCCACAACCTAATGACTCCCGAAACCCTTCATGAAACAATTACATCCAAATGCAAATGGAACGGTAAGGAACTGATTAGTAAAAAAACCGGCAAAAGAATCAAAGCGATTATGCCCGTCCACTTAGCAGGTTATACTTGCGATATGGTAGGACTTATGGCGATTGCGAAAGAATACAATTTATATGTAATCGAAGACGCAGCCCATGCGTTTCCTGCAGTTCACAAAGATAAGATGATTGGGACTTGGGGTGATTTTACCGTTTTTAGTTTTTATGCAACCAAGGGAATCACTACGGGGGAAGGGGGTATGGTTACTACTTCTCACAAAGATGCAGCAGAACGAATGCGGATCATGAGACTCCATGGAATTAACCGCGATGCGTTCAATAGACCTGGTTGGTACTACGAAGTGGTCGATGCAGGTTATAAATACAATATGACGGACATCGCCGCCGCGTTAGGTGTTGTCCAACTAAAGGAATCGCATAGTTTCTGGGAACGTAGGACAGAAATTGCAAAACACTACAATCAGGAATTTAGTTCCTTAAAAGGAATCAAACTTCCAAAAGAAGATACAAACGGAATTCATAGTTGGCATCTTTATCGAATAGAAGTTGATCCAAAAATTGCTAAGGTAGGGCGAGATACTTTAGTAGAAGAATTAAAGGAAAGAAATATTGGAACTAGTCTACATTTCATTCCTATCTTCGAACATCCTTATTATAAAAAGACCTTTCAATACAATCGTAAAGAATATCCGAATGCCTGCCAGATGTATGATCGTTCTGTATCATTACCTCTATTTGCTGGTATGACTAAATCAGACGAAAAAGATGTGATTGATGCAGTAAAAGATATTTTAGGGTAA
- a CDS encoding VOC family protein translates to MAAPKKKKSSGTKTKANLKKLDYRSNPTHSITPFLMFNANIEEVAKFYASVFKKSKIITANPMQGEFILNGQKFTAYNGGPEFKFTWGVSFMISVETQKEVDYYWNALLADGGTESMCGWLQDKFGMYWQVTPKILLQLISHKDPIKAERATQAMLKMRKIDIAVLKEAVS, encoded by the coding sequence ATGGCAGCACCAAAGAAGAAAAAATCAAGTGGAACCAAAACAAAAGCAAATCTAAAAAAGTTAGATTATCGCTCCAATCCAACTCATAGTATTACACCCTTTCTTATGTTTAATGCAAACATTGAAGAGGTGGCAAAGTTCTATGCATCGGTTTTTAAAAAATCCAAAATCATCACTGCCAACCCAATGCAAGGTGAGTTCATTTTAAACGGGCAAAAGTTTACAGCTTACAATGGTGGGCCTGAATTTAAATTCACTTGGGGAGTTTCCTTTATGATCAGCGTAGAAACTCAAAAAGAAGTAGATTATTATTGGAATGCGCTTTTAGCAGATGGTGGTACAGAAAGTATGTGTGGTTGGCTTCAAGATAAATTTGGTATGTATTGGCAAGTGACCCCGAAAATTCTTTTACAACTAATTTCGCATAAAGACCCAATCAAAGCCGAACGTGCCACACAAGCCATGTTAAAAATGAGAAAAATAGACATAGCGGTTTTAAAAGAAGCAGTAAGTTAA
- the ygiD gene encoding 4,5-DOPA dioxygenase extradiol — translation MSSAETKENSAFFQNSTTLPSLFLGHGSPMNAIEENEFVEGLRNLSKTIPKPKAILCISAHWVTDGTFVTAMENPPTIHDFGGFPKALFDVQYPAPGSPELAKLIQSVVISQNVKLDYEWGLDHGAWSVIKHIYPNADIPVVQLSMDYKISPEAHFQLAKELSTLRNQGVLILASGNIVHNLRMVAWDRLNEVYGFDWALDVNQKVKNWILAGDNESLIQIRNHGKEFEWAIPTAEHYLPLLYTLGTKLDSDSISFFNDKPVAGALTMTSVRLEPSH, via the coding sequence ATGAGCTCAGCAGAAACTAAAGAAAATTCGGCTTTTTTCCAAAATTCCACCACACTTCCTTCCCTTTTTCTGGGGCATGGAAGCCCAATGAATGCGATTGAGGAAAATGAATTTGTGGAAGGATTACGAAATCTGAGTAAAACGATTCCCAAACCGAAAGCCATTCTTTGTATTTCCGCACACTGGGTGACGGATGGAACGTTTGTAACCGCTATGGAAAATCCTCCCACCATACATGACTTTGGTGGGTTCCCCAAAGCCTTATTTGATGTGCAATACCCGGCTCCGGGTAGTCCGGAACTTGCGAAACTCATTCAGTCCGTTGTCATATCTCAAAATGTAAAATTAGATTATGAATGGGGATTGGATCATGGTGCCTGGAGTGTCATCAAACATATTTATCCAAATGCAGACATTCCCGTTGTGCAACTAAGCATGGATTATAAAATTTCGCCGGAAGCTCATTTCCAATTGGCCAAAGAATTGTCCACTCTTCGAAACCAAGGAGTTCTCATTCTTGCCAGTGGGAATATTGTACATAACTTGCGTATGGTGGCTTGGGACAGATTGAACGAAGTATATGGATTTGATTGGGCATTGGATGTAAACCAAAAGGTAAAAAATTGGATCCTGGCTGGAGACAACGAGTCCTTAATTCAAATTAGAAATCACGGAAAAGAATTTGAATGGGCCATTCCCACAGCAGAACACTATTTGCCGTTACTTTATACTTTGGGGACAAAACTGGATTCAGATTCTATTTCTTTTTTTAACGACAAACCTGTGGCAGGTGCTTTGACGATGACTTCTGTAAGATTGGAACCGAGTCATTAA
- the purB gene encoding adenylosuccinate lyase: protein MIDRYSHPEISAIWELENKFKIWTDIEIYACEARANRGEVPKEDLETIKQKAKFNVEEILEIESKVHHDVIAYLTNLNSYIGPAGRHVHFGLTSSDVGDTALCVQMVQAMDLLIQRTETLLQTTKEKAKEYKDLPCIGRSHGIHAEPMTLGLKFALFFAEMTRNLERMKDARAQVAVGKLSGAVGTYSNIDLEIEEYVLTKLGLTVDPIATQVISRDRHAFYMSVLGVVAASLDRMATEIRLLQKTEGREVEEPFAKGQKGSSAMPHKRNPVVCERISGISRVIRSNVNVGLQNVGLWHERDISHSSAERIVLPDSTIALDYILEKMNFVLKGLHVYPDATERTLNVTRGLIFSQKVLLWLIEKGGITREDAYLIVQENAMAVWADQSKNLRDLLKQDPRCSAILKESDLNEIFQIKPYLERIPLIFKRLGIID, encoded by the coding sequence ATGATCGATCGTTATAGCCACCCAGAGATTTCCGCCATCTGGGAATTAGAGAACAAATTTAAGATTTGGACAGATATTGAAATTTATGCCTGCGAAGCCCGTGCCAACCGCGGAGAAGTTCCCAAAGAAGACCTGGAAACCATCAAACAAAAGGCAAAATTCAACGTAGAGGAAATTCTAGAAATAGAATCCAAAGTCCACCATGATGTCATCGCCTATTTGACAAACTTGAACTCTTATATAGGACCAGCAGGCCGACATGTTCACTTTGGACTCACTTCCAGTGACGTTGGTGACACAGCACTTTGTGTACAAATGGTGCAAGCAATGGACCTTCTCATCCAAAGAACCGAAACCCTTTTACAAACAACGAAAGAAAAAGCAAAAGAGTACAAAGACCTTCCTTGTATCGGACGTTCTCATGGTATCCATGCAGAACCAATGACACTTGGTCTTAAATTTGCTCTCTTCTTTGCTGAGATGACTCGCAACTTAGAACGGATGAAAGATGCTAGGGCTCAAGTGGCCGTAGGGAAATTGTCCGGAGCTGTCGGAACTTATTCCAATATTGATTTAGAAATTGAAGAATATGTTTTAACCAAACTTGGATTAACCGTTGATCCGATTGCGACACAAGTCATTTCTCGTGACCGTCATGCTTTCTATATGTCAGTACTCGGTGTAGTTGCTGCGAGTTTAGATCGTATGGCAACGGAGATCCGACTCTTACAAAAAACAGAAGGCCGTGAAGTAGAAGAACCTTTTGCCAAAGGCCAAAAAGGATCTTCGGCTATGCCTCACAAACGAAATCCAGTCGTTTGCGAAAGAATATCTGGAATCTCTAGAGTCATTCGTTCTAACGTAAACGTGGGATTACAAAACGTGGGACTTTGGCATGAACGAGATATTTCTCATTCTTCTGCCGAAAGAATCGTACTTCCCGATTCTACCATTGCACTCGATTACATTTTGGAAAAAATGAATTTTGTCCTAAAAGGACTTCATGTGTATCCTGATGCCACCGAACGTACATTAAATGTAACACGTGGGCTCATCTTTTCACAAAAAGTTCTGTTGTGGTTGATTGAAAAAGGCGGAATCACTCGTGAAGATGCCTACTTAATCGTTCAAGAAAATGCAATGGCAGTTTGGGCAGACCAATCCAAAAATCTTCGTGACCTTTTAAAACAAGATCCAAGATGTTCTGCCATCCTCAAAGAAAGTGATTTGAATGAAATTTTCCAAATCAAACCTTATTTGGAAAGGATCCCTCTCATTTTCAAACGATTGGGGATTATTGATTGA
- a CDS encoding alpha/beta hydrolase, translating into MEKPLEYLIRKPKVSIENPPLLVLLHGVGSNEEDLFSLANYLPESFLVVSARGPLTLAPDSYAWYEVLFTTGQPKINLEQEKESRRLLLEFLDYLKLNYQFDESNVWIGGFSQGAIMSYSVGLLYPERIKGIIALSGRLLEENKEIVKITDDLLKKKIFISHGNNDRVLSVEYARSVKQYLESIGIRPHYREYPEGHSINREMLKDLIQWLEENL; encoded by the coding sequence ATGGAGAAACCACTAGAATATTTAATCCGCAAACCAAAAGTTTCCATAGAAAATCCACCTCTATTGGTATTGTTACATGGAGTTGGAAGTAATGAAGAAGATTTGTTTTCATTAGCCAATTATTTACCAGAATCCTTTCTTGTAGTTTCCGCCAGAGGTCCTTTGACTTTGGCACCAGATAGTTACGCTTGGTATGAAGTTTTATTCACAACTGGCCAACCAAAGATCAATTTAGAACAGGAAAAAGAAAGTAGAAGGCTTTTGTTAGAATTTCTGGATTATCTCAAATTGAATTACCAATTTGATGAATCCAATGTTTGGATTGGTGGTTTTAGTCAAGGAGCCATCATGTCTTATTCTGTTGGATTACTTTATCCAGAGAGAATCAAAGGTATTATTGCTTTGAGTGGAAGGTTGTTAGAAGAAAATAAGGAGATTGTGAAAATCACAGATGATCTTTTGAAAAAAAAGATTTTTATCTCTCATGGAAACAATGATCGAGTTTTATCTGTTGAATATGCCCGTTCGGTAAAACAATATTTGGAATCAATAGGCATTCGGCCTCATTACAGGGAATACCCAGAAGGTCATAGCATCAATCGTGAGATGTTAAAAGATTTAATCCAATGGTTAGAAGAAAATCTTTGA
- a CDS encoding YdcF family protein, protein MKKIIILSLKIFFAYILISCSYIISTGLVEEENLSSNTALVLGNKVELDGTPSNRLQARLDRAAILYKDGLIQKIIVSGGIGKEGFDEAKVMKNYLIKQGINADQIIEDNIGYTTEKSANNLKDILESNTAEPILIISQYYHLPRSKYLVKKAGFQNVKTSYARYFEIRDFYSIFRETIALPYVIILNR, encoded by the coding sequence ATGAAAAAAATCATCATTCTCTCACTTAAAATATTTTTTGCCTACATACTTATATCCTGCAGTTATATCATCTCTACTGGTCTTGTAGAAGAGGAAAACTTAAGTTCAAATACCGCTCTAGTACTTGGTAATAAAGTGGAGTTAGACGGAACACCTTCGAATCGATTACAAGCAAGATTGGATAGAGCAGCCATACTTTACAAAGATGGTTTGATTCAGAAAATTATTGTCTCCGGTGGGATTGGAAAAGAAGGATTTGATGAAGCAAAAGTCATGAAAAACTATTTAATCAAACAAGGAATTAATGCGGATCAAATCATTGAAGATAATATAGGTTACACTACAGAAAAATCTGCCAACAATCTAAAGGATATCTTAGAATCCAATACTGCAGAACCAATTCTGATTATCTCGCAGTATTACCACCTTCCTCGATCCAAATATCTAGTAAAAAAAGCTGGATTCCAAAATGTCAAAACTTCCTATGCTAGGTATTTTGAAATCCGAGATTTCTATTCTATCTTCAGAGAAACCATCGCCTTACCTTATGTAATCATTCTTAATCGATAA
- a CDS encoding YdcF family protein, which translates to MLLSHKKISDTDLESASIIWDFLTQKDNLDKADLIFVLCSHDVRIAKYAADLYRNGYAKQILFSGGINFFTKNIFSDSEADSFAKLALNEGIPAKDIIIENNSTNTGENIQFTKSLLNRKNIKVNSIIAIQKPSMTLRVRLALDKQWPENQFIISAPDYSLLDAPHSHINLFMIINEIVGDLQRIITYPKLGFQSEIAIPESVEYAFNYLVSQEYNLHLVQ; encoded by the coding sequence TTGTTACTCTCTCATAAAAAAATTTCTGATACAGATTTAGAATCTGCTTCTATCATTTGGGATTTTCTCACACAAAAAGATAATCTCGATAAAGCAGATTTAATTTTTGTCCTTTGTAGCCATGACGTTAGAATTGCTAAGTATGCAGCAGATTTATACAGAAATGGTTATGCGAAGCAAATTCTCTTTTCAGGTGGAATCAATTTTTTTACTAAGAATATATTCTCAGATTCCGAAGCTGATTCTTTTGCTAAATTGGCCCTCAACGAGGGGATTCCAGCAAAAGACATCATAATCGAAAATAATTCTACCAATACTGGTGAAAATATTCAATTCACTAAATCTTTGTTAAACAGAAAGAATATTAAGGTAAACTCGATCATTGCGATTCAAAAGCCTTCTATGACTTTAAGAGTTAGGTTGGCTTTAGACAAACAATGGCCAGAGAACCAATTCATCATTTCTGCCCCCGATTACTCTTTGTTGGATGCCCCTCATTCGCATATTAATCTTTTTATGATTATCAACGAAATTGTAGGCGATTTACAAAGAATCATTACTTATCCCAAACTAGGTTTTCAATCTGAAATCGCTATCCCTGAATCGGTTGAATATGCATTCAACTATCTGGTTTCTCAAGAATATAATTTACACTTAGTTCAATAA
- the add gene encoding adenosine deaminase gives MEVPFSEILNRIAVIDRDIAELNRLKSRLPADRPYSPTIQLTFDKQINTLLNERVSLMELPILHPPLWLLSKEGLEPSAESPLLKERKSLLAGDLSVPHPNEQDVINFIREIPKTEVHLHLEACVNKETLKFLYKKNGIEVTDKEFEDKYNFKDLNGFIQVFFFVQGSVKEASDLGYFIDSLADYLRSNNIIYCEAFFAPSKFIQNGLDFDEMVEVMVNRIRQIEVKDGITIRLLVDVSRSFGPENAMNNLKRVLGLKHKEVIGIGLGGAELMGPAKDYSEVFKVARESGLRCVAHSGEDDGPWAIWDAVNLCKAERIGHGTSAIQDPELVRYMKENKIPIEICVTSNVFTGKYVRKEQNHPVRYYYDQGLMLCINTDDPDIFNVNLTYEFFKLYRFLDFSIDEIIDLVRQGVLCTFHPEKETLWAAMEEKIDQIKLKYNLVSDKQVTAV, from the coding sequence ATGGAAGTTCCTTTTTCTGAGATATTAAATCGTATTGCTGTCATTGACCGTGACATTGCGGAGCTGAATCGGTTAAAAAGCCGGCTGCCAGCTGACAGACCGTACTCGCCTACCATCCAACTTACCTTTGATAAACAAATCAATACTCTGTTAAACGAGCGAGTTTCTTTAATGGAACTCCCGATCCTCCACCCTCCCCTTTGGTTACTTTCCAAAGAAGGCTTGGAACCTTCGGCAGAGTCACCTCTCCTCAAAGAGAGAAAGTCCTTACTCGCGGGGGACTTGTCGGTTCCTCATCCGAACGAGCAGGATGTTATCAATTTCATTCGAGAAATTCCAAAAACAGAAGTGCACCTTCATTTGGAAGCTTGTGTGAACAAAGAAACTTTGAAGTTTTTGTACAAAAAGAACGGAATCGAAGTTACTGATAAAGAGTTTGAAGATAAATACAATTTTAAAGATCTCAATGGTTTCATTCAGGTATTTTTCTTTGTGCAAGGTTCGGTGAAAGAAGCATCAGACCTTGGTTATTTTATCGATAGTTTAGCAGACTACTTACGTTCAAATAATATCATCTATTGCGAAGCATTCTTTGCACCTTCTAAGTTCATCCAAAACGGATTGGATTTTGATGAAATGGTCGAGGTGATGGTAAATCGCATTCGTCAAATTGAAGTCAAAGATGGAATCACCATTCGATTGTTAGTGGATGTATCTCGTTCTTTTGGTCCAGAAAATGCGATGAACAATCTCAAACGTGTTTTAGGTCTAAAACATAAAGAAGTGATTGGAATCGGACTTGGTGGTGCTGAACTTATGGGCCCTGCCAAAGATTATTCCGAAGTATTCAAAGTAGCTCGTGAATCTGGCCTACGATGTGTGGCTCACTCAGGTGAAGATGATGGGCCTTGGGCAATTTGGGATGCAGTCAACCTTTGTAAGGCGGAAAGGATTGGTCACGGAACTTCCGCAATCCAAGATCCAGAGCTTGTTCGTTACATGAAAGAAAACAAAATCCCAATTGAGATTTGTGTGACTTCAAATGTTTTTACTGGAAAATATGTTCGTAAGGAACAAAATCACCCTGTTCGTTATTATTACGACCAAGGTTTGATGTTGTGTATCAATACAGATGATCCTGATATCTTTAACGTAAATCTTACTTATGAATTTTTTAAACTCTATCGTTTCTTAGATTTTTCTATCGATGAAATCATTGATTTGGTAAGACAAGGTGTACTTTGTACTTTCCATCCAGAAAAAGAAACGTTGTGGGCGGCAATGGAAGAGAAAATAGACCAAATAAAATTAAAATACAATTTGGTTTCCGATAAACAAGTAACTGCTGTATAG